Below is a genomic region from Arcanobacterium haemolyticum DSM 20595.
CGTTATAAGTTTGTTCAAAATAGCGTGCTCGCGGATCCTTATCTACGGCGGGAGAGATTTCGCCCACACGTGGGAGTGGATGCATGACGATCGCGTTTTCGGGTGCCTGTGTCATTTCTTTCGGGGTAAGTTCGTAGGCGCCTTTGAGGCGTTCGTATTGCGTTGGGTCTGTGAAGCGTTCGCGTTGGACGCGGGTCATATAGATGACGTCGGCTTCAGGTAGTGCTTCGTTGAGGGACGTTGTTTGCACGACGTCGTTGCCCGCCTCACGTAGGTTCGTTACGAATTCGTGTGGGAGCGCGAGTTCGGGTGGGCTAACCATGATGAATCGATTATCTGGATAACGCATCATAGCGTGGAGGAGAGAGTGAACGGTGCGGCCGTAGAGCAGGTCTCCGACCACCACGATTGCAAGGCCAGACAGGCGCCCGAATGCTCGTTCGATGGTGAGTAGATCGGCTAGGGTTTGAGTAGGGTGGAAATGTCCGCCGTCACCTGCGTTGATGACGGGGATGTTTGCCGCTTGAGCGGCTACTAGTGCTGCCCCATCGTTCGGATGCCGAATCGCCACAATATCCGCATAATTAGAGACTACGGCGAGTGTATCGGCAATCGATTCACCTTTCGACGCCGATGAGTTGCTTGCCGATGGTACTGAGATAACCTGCCCGCCAAGTCCGTACATGGCTGATTCGAAACTGAGCCGGGTGCGGGTGGATGGTTCGTAGAACAAGGTGGCAAGGATCCTACGAGCTGCGGCACTTTGATATTCTTCTGGCCGCTCGATCATGGCGTGAGCCGTGGCAATGAGGTGATTGATTTCTTCGATGGAAAGATCGGCAATATCGATGATGCTACGCATTGGTTTACTCCTGTTCGTTCATCCACGATTCATCGCGCGGGTTGTCACGGAATGCACGCAAACGCGGAATATCGGTTGCGTGAATCTGGCCGGTGGCAACAGCGGCGTCAATAACGTCGTCAAATGTGGTGAGCGTGGTTAATGTGGTGCGGGAGGCGGCCAGCGCTTCGCTGGCCGCCTCCATTCCGTATGTGAAGAGAG
It encodes:
- the pyrB gene encoding aspartate carbamoyltransferase codes for the protein MRSIIDIADLSIEEINHLIATAHAMIERPEEYQSAAARRILATLFYEPSTRTRLSFESAMYGLGGQVISVPSASNSSASKGESIADTLAVVSNYADIVAIRHPNDGAALVAAQAANIPVINAGDGGHFHPTQTLADLLTIERAFGRLSGLAIVVVGDLLYGRTVHSLLHAMMRYPDNRFIMVSPPELALPHEFVTNLREAGNDVVQTTSLNEALPEADVIYMTRVQRERFTDPTQYERLKGAYELTPKEMTQAPENAIVMHPLPRVGEISPAVDKDPRARYFEQTYNGKMMRSALIYHLLNDSENDTHALERPEMSRSKLEKTLTCSNTRCVTHVERGLATRSINGTSQCAYCDYTLQPC